The Tamandua tetradactyla isolate mTamTet1 chromosome 18, mTamTet1.pri, whole genome shotgun sequence genome contains a region encoding:
- the LOC143662604 gene encoding G-protein-signaling modulator 2, with protein MEENLISMREDHSFHVRYRMEASCLELALEGERLCKSGDCRAGVSFFEAAVQVGTEDLKTLSAIYSQLGNAYFYLHDYAKALEYHHHDLTLARTIGDQLGEAKASGNLGNTLKVLGNFEEAIVCCQRHLDISRELNDKVGEARALYNLGNVYHAKGKSFSCPGPQDAGEFPEEVRNALQAAADYYEENLSLVTALGDRAAQGRAFGNLGNTHYLLGSFRDAVIAHEQRLLIAKEFGDKAAERRAYSNLGNAYVFLGEFETASDYYKKTLLLARQLKDRAVEAQSCYSLGNTYTLLQDYEKAIDYHLKHLAIAQELNDRIGEGRACWSLGNAYTALGNHDQAMYFAEKHLEISREVGDRSGELTARLNLSDLQMVLGLSYSTNHSIMSETSEIDNSLHGARPKLGRRHSMENMELMKLTPEKVQNWNSEILAKQQPLIAKPSAKLLFVNRLKGKKYKTNSSTEVLQDASNSIDHRIPNSQRKMSADTVGDEGFFDLLSQFQSNRMDDQRCCLQEKKCRIISTAASSTPPKRMLQTPSVSVVSPNTDEFLDLLASSQSRRLEDQRASFSNLPGLRLTQNNN; from the coding sequence ATGGAGGAAAATTTGATAAGCATGAGGGAAGACCATTCTTTTCATGTTCGTTACAGAATGGAAGCTTCTTGCCTTGAACTGGCCTTGGAAGGGGAACGTCTGTGTAAATCTGGAGACTGTCGTGCTGGTGTGTCATTCTTTGAAGCTGCTGTTCAGGTTGGAACTGAAGACCTAAAAACGCTTAGCGCTATATACAGCCAACTGGGCAATGCTTACTTCTATTTGCATGATTATGCAAAAGCCTTAGAATACCATCATCATGATTTAACTCTTGCAAGGACTATTGGAGACCAGTTGGGAGAAGCCAAAGCTAGTGGTAACCTGGGAAACACCTTAAAAGTTCTTGGGAATTTTGAAGAAGCTATAGTTTGTTGTCAGCGACACCTAGATATTTCCAGAGAGCTTAATGACAAGGTAGGAGAAGCAAGAGCACTTTACAATCTTGGAAATGTGTATCATGCCAAAGGGAAAAGTTTTAGCTGCCCTGGTCCTCAAGATGCAGGAGAATTTCCTGAAGAAGTGAGAAATGCTCTTCAGGCTGCTGCGGATTATTATGAGGAAAACCTATCATTAGTGACTGCTTTGGGTGACCGAGCAGCTCAAGGACGTGCCTTTGGAAATCTTGGAAACACACATTACCTCCTTGGCAGCTTCAGGGATGCAGTTATAGCTCATGAACAGCGTCTCCTTATTGCAAAAGAATTTGGAGATAAAGCGGCTGAAAGAAGAGCATATAGCAACCTTGGAAATGCATACGTATTTCTTGGTGAATTTGAAACTGCCTCTGATTACTACAAGAAGACACTACTTTTGGCTCGACAGCTTAAGGACAGAGCTGTAGAAGCACAATCTTGTTACAGTCTGGGAAACACATATACTTTACTTCAAGACTATGAAAAGGCTATTGATTATCATCTGAAGCACCTAGCAATTGCTCAAGAGCTAAATGATCGAATTGGTGAAGGAAGAGCATGTTGGAGTTTAGGAAATGCATACACAGCACTAGGAAATCATGATCAAGCAATGTATTTTGCTGAAAAGCACTTGGAAATTTCAAGAGAGGTTGGAGATAGAAGTGGTGAACTAACAGCAAGACTGAATCTCTCAGATCTTCAAATGGTTCTTGGTCTAAGTTACAGCACAAATCATTCCATAATGTCTGAAACTAGTGAAATTGATAACAGTTTGCATGGTGCTCGCCCCAAATTAGGACGCCGACATAGTATGGAAAACATGGAACTTATGAAGTTAACACCAGAAAAGGTTCAGAACTGGAACAGTGAAATTCTTGCTAAACAACAACCTCTTATTGCCAAACCTTCTGCAAAGCTACTCTTTGTCAACagattgaaggggaaaaaatacaagACTAACTCCTCCACTGAAGTTCTGCAAGATGCCAGCAATTCCATTGACCACCGAATTCCAAATTCTCAGAGGAAAATGAGTGCCGATACTGTTGGAGATGAAGGATTCTTTGACTTATTAAGCCAATTTCAAAGTAATAGGATGGATGATCAGAGGTGTTGCTTACAAGAAAAGAAGTGCCGAATAATTTCAACAGCAGCTTCTTCCACTCCCCCCAAAAGGATGCTACAAACACCATCTGTTTCTGTGGTATCCCCCAATACGGATGAGTTTTTGGATCTTCTTGCCAGCTCACAGAGCCGCCGTCTGGAAGATCAGAGAGCCAGTTTCAGTAATTTGCCAGGGCTTCGTCTGACACAAAACAATAATTAG